One stretch of Nocardioides perillae DNA includes these proteins:
- the pheT gene encoding phenylalanine--tRNA ligase subunit beta — protein MKAPLSWIREHVELPPEATPAELTARLTALGLKLESLVSPGEAITGPLVVGRVLSLVKEPQKNGKTINWCQVDVGEANGTGEPQGIVCGAHNFVEGDLVVCVLPGAVLPGDFAIAARKTYGHVSAGMICSAAELGLGDEHDGIIVLPAGAGEPGQDAREVLGLDDAVLELEVNPDRAYALSIRGIAREAALAFGTAYADPAGREVPPADGAGHPVVVDDPDGCPVFVARTVSGFDATAPTPDWMAQRLTAAGMRPVSLGVDVTNYVMLELGRPIHGYDAEKVQGILGVRRARAGERLTTLDGADRALSTEDLVVTDDSGVIGLGGVMGGQATEISDTTTRVLVESAHWDAVAMFRTGRRHKITSEAGKRNERGVDPAICEAAADRVVELLCELGGATADPGVTVVGAVPAPATVELRADLPARVTGLPVDEATTRAHLEAVGCTVRGDGERLEVVVPTWRPDLTDPYDLVEEVARVVGYDQVPSVLPPAPAGRGLTAEQRMRRRVGRTLAGAGWTELITYPFVGPADWERLGLPEDDPRRRTLRIANPLSAEEPELTTTLLPGILHALARNVGRGAGDVALFEHSLVFTPDGDERAPVLGVDRRPSADEWAAISRAVPAQPLHLALAVTGRAERPGWWGPGRVAGWADVVGAVRDLAAELGVELEVRAATAAPWHPGRCAELRVSGTVLGHAGELHPRVCRAFGLPERSAAAELDLDALLGHATAVVPAPQFSSYPVAKEDVALVVDASVPAAAVEAALREGAGPLLESVRLFDVYTGDQVGEGRTSLAFALRFRAPDRTLAEGEAAAARDAAVALAAERTGARQRS, from the coding sequence ATGAAGGCCCCCCTCTCGTGGATCCGCGAGCACGTCGAGCTGCCGCCGGAGGCCACCCCGGCCGAGCTGACGGCGCGGCTGACGGCGCTCGGGCTCAAGCTCGAGTCGCTGGTCTCGCCGGGTGAGGCCATCACCGGGCCGCTCGTCGTCGGTCGCGTGCTGTCGCTGGTGAAGGAGCCGCAGAAGAACGGCAAGACCATCAACTGGTGCCAGGTCGACGTCGGCGAGGCCAACGGCACCGGGGAGCCCCAGGGCATCGTCTGCGGCGCCCACAACTTCGTCGAGGGCGACCTCGTCGTGTGCGTGCTGCCCGGTGCGGTGCTGCCCGGCGACTTCGCGATCGCGGCGCGCAAGACCTACGGCCACGTCTCGGCCGGCATGATCTGCTCGGCCGCCGAGCTCGGCCTCGGCGACGAGCACGACGGGATCATCGTGCTCCCCGCCGGCGCCGGTGAGCCCGGCCAGGACGCCCGCGAGGTGCTCGGGCTCGACGACGCGGTGCTCGAGCTGGAGGTCAACCCCGACCGCGCCTACGCGCTGAGCATCCGCGGGATCGCGCGCGAGGCGGCGCTGGCCTTCGGCACGGCGTACGCCGACCCGGCCGGTCGCGAGGTCCCCCCGGCCGACGGCGCGGGTCACCCGGTGGTGGTCGACGACCCCGACGGCTGCCCCGTCTTCGTCGCCCGCACCGTCTCGGGCTTCGACGCCACCGCCCCGACCCCGGACTGGATGGCGCAGCGGCTGACGGCCGCCGGGATGCGCCCGGTCAGCCTGGGCGTCGACGTCACCAACTACGTCATGCTCGAGCTCGGACGCCCCATCCACGGCTACGACGCGGAGAAGGTCCAGGGCATCCTCGGCGTGCGCCGGGCCCGCGCCGGCGAGCGGCTGACGACGCTCGACGGCGCCGACCGGGCGCTGTCGACCGAGGACCTCGTCGTCACCGACGACTCCGGGGTGATCGGGCTGGGCGGCGTCATGGGCGGGCAGGCCACGGAGATCAGCGACACCACCACCCGCGTGCTGGTCGAGTCGGCCCACTGGGACGCCGTCGCGATGTTCCGCACCGGCCGCCGCCACAAGATCACCTCCGAGGCGGGGAAGCGCAACGAGCGCGGCGTCGACCCGGCCATCTGCGAGGCCGCCGCCGACCGCGTCGTCGAGCTGCTCTGCGAGCTCGGCGGTGCCACCGCCGACCCGGGTGTCACCGTCGTCGGCGCGGTGCCCGCCCCCGCCACCGTCGAGCTCCGCGCCGACCTGCCCGCCCGCGTCACGGGCCTGCCGGTCGACGAGGCCACGACCCGCGCGCACCTCGAGGCCGTCGGGTGCACCGTGCGCGGCGACGGCGAGCGGCTCGAGGTGGTCGTGCCGACCTGGCGCCCCGACCTCACCGACCCCTACGACCTGGTCGAGGAGGTGGCCCGGGTCGTCGGTTACGACCAGGTCCCGTCGGTGCTGCCGCCGGCACCGGCCGGTCGCGGGCTCACCGCGGAGCAGCGGATGCGCCGCCGGGTCGGACGCACCCTCGCGGGCGCGGGCTGGACCGAGCTCATCACCTACCCCTTCGTCGGTCCGGCCGACTGGGAGCGCCTCGGCCTCCCCGAGGACGACCCCCGCCGCAGGACCCTGCGCATCGCCAACCCGCTCAGCGCGGAGGAGCCGGAGCTCACCACCACGCTGCTGCCGGGCATCCTGCACGCCCTGGCCCGCAACGTCGGCAGGGGCGCCGGGGACGTCGCGCTCTTCGAGCACAGCCTGGTCTTCACGCCCGACGGCGACGAGCGGGCGCCCGTCCTCGGGGTGGACCGGCGACCGAGCGCGGACGAGTGGGCCGCCATCAGCCGCGCGGTGCCCGCCCAGCCGCTGCACCTCGCGCTCGCGGTCACCGGTCGCGCCGAGCGCCCCGGCTGGTGGGGCCCGGGCCGCGTCGCCGGCTGGGCCGACGTCGTCGGCGCGGTGCGCGACCTCGCCGCCGAGCTCGGGGTCGAGCTGGAGGTGCGGGCCGCGACCGCGGCGCCGTGGCACCCGGGCCGGTGCGCGGAGCTGCGCGTGAGCGGCACCGTCCTCGGCCACGCCGGCGAGCTCCACCCGCGGGTCTGCCGCGCCTTCGGCCTGCCCGAGCGAAGCGCCGCCGCCGAGCTCGACCTCGACGCCCTGCTGGGGCACGCCACCGCCGTGGTGCCGGCCCCGCAGTTCTCCTCCTACCCCGTCGCGAAGGAGGACGTCGCGCTCGTCGTCGACGCCTCGGTCCCGGCGGCCGCGGTGGAGGCGGCGCTGCGCGAGGGGGCCGGGCCGCTGCTGGAGTCGGTGCGGCTCTTCGACGTCTACACCGGCGACCAGGTGGGCGAGGGGCGCACCTCGCTGGCCTTCGCGCTGCGCTTCCGCGCACCCGACCGCACGCTGGCGGAGGGGGAGGCCGCCGCGGCCCGCGACGCCGCCGTCGCGCTGGCCGCCGAGCGCACAGGCGCCCGCCAGCGCAGCTGA
- the pheS gene encoding phenylalanine--tRNA ligase subunit alpha produces the protein MSGPNTEYDPVEVTPLQTAEVEAARDAALAAIAAASDLEQLKQVRLDHAGDRSPLALANREIGALPPQARKEAGQRVGKARDAVAQALAARLEVLEAEHEERMLVEETVDVTLPTDRALRGARHPITTMSEKLADVFVAMGWEVAEGPWVEAEWLNFDALNMGADHPARTMQDTFWLEPADAALVLRTHTSPVQARTMLTREPPIYVVCPGRVYRTDEVDATHSPVFHQIEGLVVDEGITMAHLKGTLDHMTAALFGEGISTRFRPSYFPFTEPSAEMDMVCFVCRGTGALSGGGGTEGERCRTCRGEGWIELGGCGVVNPRVLTACGIDPERYTGFAFGFGIDRMLMFRHGVEDLRDVFEGDVRFAQPFGTEI, from the coding sequence ATGTCCGGGCCCAACACCGAGTACGACCCTGTCGAGGTCACCCCCCTGCAGACGGCCGAGGTCGAGGCGGCGCGCGACGCCGCGCTCGCCGCGATCGCCGCGGCCAGCGACCTCGAGCAGCTCAAGCAGGTGCGGCTCGACCACGCCGGCGACCGCTCGCCCCTCGCGCTGGCCAACCGTGAGATCGGCGCGCTGCCGCCGCAGGCGCGCAAGGAGGCCGGCCAGCGGGTCGGGAAGGCCCGCGACGCCGTCGCCCAGGCCCTCGCCGCCCGGCTCGAGGTGCTCGAGGCCGAGCACGAGGAGCGGATGCTCGTCGAGGAGACCGTCGACGTCACGCTGCCGACCGACCGGGCGCTGCGCGGTGCGCGCCACCCGATCACGACGATGTCGGAGAAGCTCGCCGACGTCTTCGTCGCGATGGGCTGGGAGGTCGCCGAAGGCCCCTGGGTCGAGGCCGAGTGGCTCAACTTCGACGCGCTCAACATGGGCGCCGACCACCCCGCGCGCACCATGCAGGACACCTTCTGGCTCGAGCCGGCCGACGCGGCGCTGGTGCTGCGCACCCACACCTCCCCGGTGCAGGCGCGCACCATGCTGACCCGGGAGCCCCCGATCTACGTCGTGTGCCCGGGCCGGGTCTACCGCACCGACGAGGTCGACGCGACGCACAGCCCGGTCTTCCACCAGATCGAGGGCCTCGTCGTCGACGAGGGCATCACGATGGCCCACCTCAAGGGCACCCTCGACCACATGACCGCCGCGCTCTTCGGCGAGGGCATCTCGACGCGCTTCCGCCCGTCGTACTTCCCCTTCACCGAGCCGTCGGCCGAGATGGACATGGTCTGCTTCGTGTGCCGGGGCACCGGGGCACTCAGCGGGGGAGGCGGCACGGAGGGGGAGCGCTGCCGCACCTGCCGGGGCGAGGGCTGGATCGAGCTGGGCGGCTGCGGCGTGGTCAACCCGCGGGTGCTGACCGCCTGCGGCATCGACCCCGAGCGCTACACCGGCTTCGCGTTCGGCTTCGGCATCGACCGGATGCTGATGTTCCGCCACGGCGTCGAGGACCTGCGCGACGTCTTCGAGGGCGACGTGCGCTTCGCCCAGCCCTTCGGAACGGAGATCTGA
- a CDS encoding ATP-binding protein — protein MGTPDLAQVLDRLADGVVLAGPDRRVQAVNTVAAALLGTTQAQALGRPLEEVVSLRDREGRAWAACNTPYDGLSTRRAVPEQSWTAADGAEVLVTARLHRDGPRGPVTAVAVGLRSGRARARLDRDRSDLVATVAHELRSPLTGVKGFVQTLLHRWDRLSDDQRRLMLTTASVDADRLARLVTELLDVARIDTGRLSLHPRPVDAVVVAERVVASVRAGTSRAVALDLDAVGGGPATVHADPDKLTQVLTNLLENGLRHGAGLVTLRLAPTPPGVSPDGVRAVVDDEGTGIPEEVRRRVFTKFWTQGTGGGSGLGMYVVHGLVRAHGGTVTIGDAPGGGARVVVDWPARATGARAGSAPS, from the coding sequence GTGGGGACCCCCGACCTGGCGCAGGTGCTCGACCGGCTCGCCGACGGCGTCGTGCTCGCCGGGCCCGACCGCCGCGTGCAGGCCGTCAACACCGTCGCGGCCGCCCTCCTCGGCACCACGCAGGCACAGGCCCTCGGGCGACCGCTCGAGGAGGTGGTCTCGCTGCGCGACCGGGAGGGCCGCGCGTGGGCGGCGTGCAACACGCCGTACGACGGGCTGAGCACGCGCCGCGCGGTCCCGGAGCAGTCGTGGACCGCCGCGGACGGGGCGGAGGTGCTCGTCACGGCGCGCCTGCACCGCGACGGGCCCCGCGGCCCGGTCACCGCCGTGGCGGTGGGGCTGCGCTCGGGGCGTGCCCGCGCCCGGCTCGACCGCGACCGCTCCGACCTGGTCGCCACGGTCGCCCACGAGCTGCGCTCGCCGCTCACCGGGGTCAAGGGGTTCGTGCAGACGCTGCTGCACCGCTGGGACCGGCTCAGCGACGACCAGCGCCGGCTCATGCTGACCACGGCCAGCGTCGACGCCGACCGGCTCGCCCGGTTGGTCACCGAGCTGCTCGACGTGGCCCGCATCGACACCGGGCGGCTCTCGCTGCACCCGCGCCCGGTCGACGCCGTCGTCGTCGCGGAGCGGGTGGTCGCCTCCGTGCGCGCCGGCACCAGCCGCGCCGTCGCGCTCGACCTGGACGCCGTCGGCGGCGGCCCCGCGACGGTGCACGCCGACCCCGACAAGCTCACGCAGGTGCTGACCAACCTCCTCGAGAATGGCCTGCGCCACGGCGCGGGGTTGGTCACGCTGCGCCTGGCACCCACGCCGCCCGGGGTCTCGCCCGACGGCGTCCGCGCGGTCGTCGACGACGAGGGCACGGGCATCCCCGAGGAGGTGCGCCGCCGGGTCTTCACGAAGTTCTGGACCCAGGGCACGGGCGGCGGCTCGGGCCTGGGGATGTACGTCGTGCACGGCCTGGTCCGCGCCCACGGCGGCACGGTGACGATCGGCGACGCGCCGGGCGGCGGCGCCCGCGTCGTCGTCGACTGGCCCGCGCGGGCCACCGGTGCGCGCGCGGGGTCCGCGCCTTCCTAG
- a CDS encoding TrmH family RNA methyltransferase has protein sequence MTGSALPGPGAPLAAGNTRVKDARRLSRRSVRTERRLFLADGPQAVEGALGVPGCAVEVFATTAATARYAALPPAAAAAGVPWTLVEDRAAAGLSDAVNPAGVVAVCRSVDRPLEHVVTRGHRLVALLADVRDPGNAGTVVRTADAAGADAVVLAGHAVDPHNPKTVRASVGSLFHLPLALAAEPAAAVAAAQAAGLQVLAADGAGEDDVDDLADAGVLAAPTAWLLGNEAWGLPAELAALADRRVRIPIHGRAESLNLATAAALCLYASARAQRRGRAPGHR, from the coding sequence CTGACCGGCTCCGCGCTCCCCGGCCCGGGTGCCCCGCTCGCCGCGGGCAACACCCGGGTCAAGGACGCACGCAGGCTCAGCCGCCGCTCGGTGCGCACCGAGCGGCGGCTGTTCCTCGCCGACGGCCCGCAGGCCGTCGAGGGGGCCCTCGGGGTCCCGGGCTGCGCGGTCGAGGTCTTCGCCACGACCGCCGCCACCGCGCGGTACGCCGCGCTGCCGCCGGCCGCCGCCGCCGCGGGCGTGCCGTGGACCCTCGTCGAGGACCGCGCCGCCGCCGGGCTCTCCGACGCCGTCAACCCCGCCGGCGTGGTCGCGGTCTGCCGCAGCGTCGACCGGCCCCTCGAGCACGTCGTGACGAGGGGCCACCGCCTGGTGGCGCTGCTCGCCGACGTGCGCGACCCCGGCAACGCGGGCACGGTGGTGCGCACCGCCGACGCCGCGGGCGCCGACGCCGTCGTGCTCGCCGGGCACGCGGTCGACCCGCACAACCCCAAGACCGTGCGCGCCAGCGTGGGCAGCCTCTTCCACCTGCCGCTGGCGCTCGCGGCCGAGCCGGCCGCCGCCGTCGCCGCCGCGCAGGCGGCGGGCCTGCAGGTCCTCGCCGCCGACGGCGCGGGCGAGGACGACGTCGACGACCTCGCCGACGCCGGCGTGCTCGCCGCGCCGACCGCCTGGCTGCTGGGCAACGAGGCGTGGGGCCTGCCGGCCGAGCTCGCCGCCCTCGCCGACCGCCGCGTGCGCATCCCGATCCACGGCCGCGCCGAGAGCCTCAACCTCGCCACCGCCGCCGCGCTCTGCCTCTACGCCTCCGCCCGCGCCCAGCGCCGGGGCCGGGCGCCCGGGCACCGCTAG
- the rplT gene encoding 50S ribosomal protein L20, giving the protein MARVKRAVNAQKKRRTTLERASGYRGQRSRLYRKAKEQVTHSLVYSYNDRRKNKGNFRRLWIQRINAAARAQGLTYNRFIQGLGLAGVEVDRKILAELAVNDVAAFNALVEVAKAALPEDVNAPKTETASA; this is encoded by the coding sequence GTGGCACGCGTCAAGCGGGCAGTGAACGCCCAGAAGAAGCGCCGGACGACCCTCGAGCGCGCCAGCGGCTACCGCGGCCAGCGCTCGCGGCTCTACCGCAAGGCCAAGGAGCAGGTCACCCACTCCCTGGTCTACAGCTACAACGACCGCCGCAAGAACAAGGGCAACTTCCGCCGCCTCTGGATCCAGCGGATCAACGCCGCGGCGCGCGCGCAGGGCCTGACCTACAACCGCTTCATCCAGGGCCTCGGCCTGGCCGGCGTCGAGGTCGACCGCAAGATCCTCGCCGAGCTCGCCGTCAACGACGTGGCCGCGTTCAACGCCCTCGTCGAGGTCGCCAAGGCCGCGCTGCCCGAGGACGTCAACGCGCCGAAGACCGAGACGGCCTCGGCCTGA
- the rpmI gene encoding 50S ribosomal protein L35, giving the protein MPKNKTHSGASKRFRVTGSGKILREKAGKRHNLEKKASKVTRRMTGTTEVAKADVKTAKKLLGL; this is encoded by the coding sequence ATGCCGAAGAACAAGACGCACTCGGGCGCCAGCAAGCGCTTCCGCGTGACGGGCTCGGGCAAGATCCTGCGCGAGAAGGCCGGCAAGCGGCACAACCTGGAGAAGAAGGCCTCCAAGGTCACCCGCCGCATGACGGGCACCACCGAGGTGGCCAAGGCCGACGTCAAGACGGCCAAGAAGCTCCTCGGGCTCTGA
- the infC gene encoding translation initiation factor IF-3 produces the protein MGEAGRDWLPLRSAEAFSHSPGGHISTELRINDRIRVSEVRLVGPNGETVGIVPTADALRLAQEADLDLVEIAPQGKPPVCKLMDYGKFKYENAQKAREARRNQTNVVIKEMKLRPKIDQHDYETKKGHVVRFLRAGDKVKITIMFRGREQHRPELGFRLLQRLAEDVTDLGFVETTPKQDGRNMTMVLGPHKKKADAKVEMEAEKESRMAERAAEAEADRAEREERNAARPGGTVRKERGRSENLDPDIEA, from the coding sequence CTGGGGGAGGCGGGTCGTGACTGGCTTCCGCTGCGATCAGCGGAAGCCTTTTCCCATTCCCCAGGAGGACACATCAGCACCGAGCTGCGCATCAACGACCGGATCCGGGTCTCCGAGGTCCGCCTCGTGGGCCCCAACGGCGAGACCGTCGGCATCGTGCCGACGGCCGACGCGCTGCGTCTCGCGCAGGAGGCCGACCTCGACCTGGTCGAGATCGCCCCGCAGGGCAAGCCGCCCGTCTGCAAGCTCATGGACTACGGCAAGTTCAAGTACGAGAACGCGCAGAAGGCCCGCGAGGCCCGGCGGAACCAGACCAACGTGGTCATCAAGGAGATGAAGCTCCGACCCAAGATCGACCAGCACGACTACGAGACGAAGAAGGGCCACGTGGTCCGCTTCCTCCGTGCCGGCGACAAGGTGAAGATCACCATCATGTTCCGCGGCCGCGAGCAGCACCGCCCCGAGCTCGGCTTCCGCCTGCTCCAGCGCCTCGCCGAGGACGTCACCGACCTGGGCTTCGTGGAGACGACGCCGAAGCAGGACGGCCGCAACATGACGATGGTCCTCGGCCCGCACAAGAAGAAGGCCGACGCCAAGGTCGAGATGGAGGCCGAGAAGGAGTCGCGCATGGCCGAGCGCGCCGCCGAGGCCGAGGCCGACCGGGCCGAGCGCGAGGAGCGCAACGCCGCGCGACCCGGTGGCACCGTCCGCAAGGAGCGCGGCCGCTCGGAGAACCTCGACCCCGACATCGAGGCCTGA
- a CDS encoding SseB family protein: MSAPQDRFAGRAIPDPGFAGDRGEVAPEVRDALARHAAGEAGAAATLAVLQHARVLVPVVAVADEVEVDEHGLAHDKSSDMAAVLMRGRDGRLALLAFTGTAALQAWDPAARPVPVSLRDAARAALQDDAAAVVLDVAGPATYVVQGADLEALAAGLLLAFAGDRAVWVAPDDSRPGDEVG; the protein is encoded by the coding sequence GTGAGCGCACCTCAGGACCGGTTCGCGGGCCGGGCGATCCCCGACCCGGGGTTCGCCGGCGACCGCGGCGAGGTCGCCCCCGAGGTGCGCGACGCGCTCGCGCGCCACGCCGCCGGGGAGGCCGGCGCGGCCGCGACCCTCGCGGTCCTCCAGCACGCACGCGTGCTGGTGCCGGTGGTGGCGGTGGCCGACGAGGTCGAGGTCGACGAGCACGGCCTCGCCCACGACAAGTCCTCCGACATGGCGGCGGTGCTGATGCGCGGGCGCGACGGCCGTCTCGCGCTGCTCGCCTTCACCGGCACCGCCGCGCTGCAGGCCTGGGACCCCGCCGCCCGCCCGGTCCCGGTGAGCCTGCGCGACGCCGCGCGGGCCGCGCTGCAGGACGACGCGGCCGCGGTGGTGCTCGACGTCGCCGGCCCCGCGACGTACGTCGTGCAGGGCGCCGACCTCGAGGCCCTCGCCGCCGGTCTCCTGCTCGCCTTCGCCGGCGACCGCGCGGTGTGGGTCGCCCCCGACGATTCGCGTCCGGGGGACGAGGTCGGCTAG
- a CDS encoding 4-amino-4-deoxy-L-arabinose transferase, with product MLAVATAQPPRLGATRLVCVDGPAGSGKTTLAAALDTAARAVGLTTGVVHGDDLLAGWSGLPGLAGSLATALAPLAEGRPGAYRRRDWVADRWAEEVAVPVVDLLVVEGVGSGTPLLDGWRSVLVWVEAPRDLRLARGLARDGEAFAPHWEAWARDEEAVQSADRTRERADVLVDGTGATSARARRRGPTR from the coding sequence GTGCTCGCGGTCGCGACCGCGCAGCCGCCGCGGCTCGGCGCGACGCGCCTGGTGTGCGTCGACGGGCCCGCGGGTTCGGGCAAGACGACGCTCGCGGCGGCCCTGGACACCGCGGCGCGCGCCGTGGGGCTCACGACGGGGGTGGTGCACGGCGACGACCTGCTGGCCGGGTGGTCGGGGCTGCCCGGGCTCGCGGGCTCCTTGGCCACGGCGCTCGCGCCGCTCGCCGAGGGCCGGCCGGGGGCCTACCGCCGCCGCGACTGGGTGGCCGACCGCTGGGCGGAGGAGGTGGCGGTGCCCGTGGTCGACCTGCTCGTGGTCGAGGGGGTGGGCAGCGGCACTCCCCTGCTCGACGGGTGGCGGTCGGTCCTGGTGTGGGTAGAGGCACCCCGCGACCTGCGGCTCGCGCGCGGCCTGGCCCGCGACGGCGAGGCCTTCGCACCGCACTGGGAGGCGTGGGCGCGCGACGAGGAGGCCGTGCAGTCGGCCGACCGCACCCGCGAGCGCGCCGACGTGCTGGTGGACGGCACGGGCGCGACGTCGGCCCGGGCGCGCCGGCGGGGCCCGACGCGCTAG
- a CDS encoding PH domain-containing protein yields the protein MSPEPSHPAPALPRTWRPLGVRIAGVAFSLMLVVLCAVVWFSWSPEIRGRFDWFQRGTLVVLGLGFLSLYLSLVRSRVVATAEGLRVVNGFRTRDFSWPQVLAVNLPPGAPWAVLDLADGTTVSALGIQGSDGTRARTAVRELRAVLEAQGPAEPR from the coding sequence GTGAGCCCCGAGCCCAGCCACCCGGCCCCCGCGTTGCCCCGCACCTGGCGCCCCCTCGGCGTCCGGATCGCCGGGGTCGCCTTCAGCCTCATGCTGGTGGTGCTCTGCGCGGTCGTGTGGTTCTCCTGGTCGCCCGAGATCCGCGGCCGCTTCGACTGGTTCCAGCGCGGCACGCTCGTCGTGCTCGGCCTGGGCTTCCTCAGCCTCTACCTCTCCCTGGTGCGCTCGCGCGTCGTGGCCACCGCCGAGGGGCTGCGGGTCGTCAACGGCTTCCGCACCCGGGACTTCTCCTGGCCCCAGGTGCTCGCGGTCAACCTGCCCCCCGGCGCGCCGTGGGCGGTCCTCGACCTCGCCGACGGCACGACCGTCTCCGCGCTGGGCATCCAGGGCTCCGACGGCACCCGCGCGCGCACGGCGGTGCGCGAGCTGCGCGCCGTGCTCGAGGCGCAGGGACCGGCCGAGCCGCGCTAG
- the hisG gene encoding ATP phosphoribosyltransferase produces MLRIAVPNKGALSQAASDILRESGYRQRDDSKQLTLVDAENGVEFFYLRPRDIALYVGEGTLDVGITGRDLLLDSGAQAEEVLPLGFGRSRFHFAGPAGRFDSLEQLAGTRIATSYVGVVEAFLAERGIEATVTRLDGAVETSIQLGVADVVADVVETGSTLRRAGLEIFGETLLRSEAVLVARRGGGMPPGLEVFRRRVEGVLVARSYVMMDYDIAEDRVDDAVALTPGIESPTVSPLQRAGWVAIRAMVPRAGAQRLMDELWDLGARGILLTDIHACRL; encoded by the coding sequence CTGCTGCGGATCGCCGTGCCCAACAAGGGCGCGCTCTCGCAGGCCGCGTCCGACATCCTGCGCGAGTCCGGCTACCGCCAGCGCGACGACAGCAAGCAGCTGACGCTGGTCGACGCCGAGAACGGTGTCGAGTTCTTCTACCTGCGACCCCGCGACATCGCGCTCTACGTCGGCGAGGGCACGCTCGACGTCGGCATCACCGGGCGCGACCTGCTCCTCGACTCCGGTGCGCAGGCCGAGGAGGTGCTGCCGCTGGGCTTCGGCCGCAGCCGCTTCCACTTCGCCGGCCCGGCCGGTCGCTTCGACTCCCTCGAGCAGCTCGCCGGCACGCGCATCGCCACGTCGTACGTCGGGGTGGTCGAGGCCTTCCTCGCCGAGCGGGGGATCGAGGCCACCGTGACCCGGCTCGACGGGGCGGTCGAGACCTCGATCCAGCTGGGGGTGGCCGACGTCGTCGCCGACGTGGTGGAGACCGGCTCGACGCTGCGCCGCGCCGGGCTCGAGATCTTCGGCGAGACGCTGCTGCGCTCCGAGGCAGTGCTCGTCGCCCGCCGCGGCGGGGGGATGCCTCCCGGCCTGGAGGTCTTCCGGCGCCGCGTCGAGGGCGTGCTGGTGGCGCGCAGCTACGTGATGATGGACTACGACATCGCCGAGGACCGGGTCGACGACGCCGTGGCGCTCACCCCCGGCATCGAGAGCCCGACGGTCTCGCCGCTGCAGCGCGCCGGCTGGGTGGCCATCCGCGCGATGGTCCCGCGTGCCGGTGCCCAGCGGCTGATGGACGAGCTGTGGGACCTCGGCGCCCGCGGCATCCTGCTCACCGACATCCACGCCTGCCGGCTGTGA
- a CDS encoding phosphoribosyl-ATP diphosphatase produces MKTFEDLWAELSEKAATRPSGSGTVAQLDAGVHAIGKKLVEEAAESWMAAEHEGPERAAEEISQLLYHAQVLMLASGLSLDDVYAHL; encoded by the coding sequence GTGAAGACCTTCGAGGACCTGTGGGCCGAGCTCAGCGAGAAGGCCGCCACCCGGCCCTCGGGCTCCGGCACCGTCGCCCAGCTCGATGCCGGCGTGCACGCCATCGGCAAGAAGCTGGTCGAGGAGGCCGCCGAGTCCTGGATGGCCGCCGAGCACGAGGGCCCGGAGCGCGCGGCGGAGGAGATCAGCCAGCTGCTCTACCACGCCCAGGTCCTGATGCTGGCCTCCGGCCTGAGCCTCGACGACGTCTACGCCCACCTGTGA
- the ribH gene encoding 6,7-dimethyl-8-ribityllumazine synthase, with translation MSGAGAPQADTFDAGDLRVAVVASSWHTVVMDGLLAGAERALDEHRVTERTVVRVPGAFELPVVAGALAAQGYDAVVALGVVVRGGTPHFDYVCSAATEGLTRVALDHGVPVGFGLLTCDDEQQALDRAGLEGSSEDKGHEAVAAALATARVLRGLAAGAAAATP, from the coding sequence ATGAGCGGCGCCGGAGCACCCCAGGCCGACACCTTCGACGCGGGCGACCTGCGGGTCGCCGTCGTGGCGTCGAGCTGGCACACCGTCGTGATGGACGGCCTGCTCGCCGGCGCCGAGCGCGCCCTCGACGAGCACCGCGTCACCGAGCGCACCGTCGTGCGCGTGCCCGGCGCCTTCGAGCTGCCGGTCGTCGCCGGGGCGCTCGCGGCGCAGGGGTACGACGCGGTGGTCGCGCTCGGCGTGGTCGTGCGGGGCGGCACGCCCCACTTCGACTACGTCTGCTCCGCGGCGACCGAGGGCCTCACCCGCGTCGCGCTCGACCACGGCGTGCCGGTCGGCTTCGGCCTGCTGACCTGCGACGACGAGCAGCAGGCGCTCGACCGCGCCGGCCTCGAGGGCTCCTCGGAGGACAAGGGCCACGAGGCGGTCGCCGCGGCGCTGGCCACGGCCCGGGTGCTCCGCGGACTCGCCGCCGGCGCGGCCGCGGCCACGCCGTAG